In Streptomyces sclerotialus, one genomic interval encodes:
- a CDS encoding ABC transporter permease has product MTAVGAPEAARALKGARGTGLRSWVVRRLLLGAGQTVAVVLLVFALTEALPGDAAVALAGDQPDPARIAAIREALHLDRPAHERLAAWAGGLLHGDLGTSLTSGRPVVTYLANGVGPTVLLAALTVALLVPVSVGLGVLAARHEGRFADRLVSSVTLGVYAVPEFAFGVLLVTVFALRLGWLPPTAVGYGSDLLAHPEALVLPVLVLLARPVCSLARLVRAGMIDALASPYAAQARRYGIAGARIRYLHALPNAVAPAAQQLARTIDWLLCGVIVVEALFVIPGLGTVLMNAVAERDVPVIQGLAVVFGLTAVVLNLAADLVARRFAPRAGVAA; this is encoded by the coding sequence GTGACCGCCGTCGGAGCCCCCGAAGCCGCGCGCGCCCTCAAGGGCGCGCGCGGCACCGGCCTGCGGTCCTGGGTGGTCCGCAGGCTGCTGCTCGGCGCCGGCCAGACCGTGGCCGTCGTCCTGCTGGTCTTCGCCCTCACCGAGGCGCTGCCGGGCGACGCCGCCGTCGCCCTCGCCGGCGACCAGCCCGACCCGGCGCGCATCGCGGCGATCCGCGAGGCCCTGCACCTGGACCGGCCGGCCCACGAACGCCTCGCCGCCTGGGCGGGCGGCCTCCTCCACGGCGACCTCGGCACCTCCCTCACCTCAGGGCGCCCCGTCGTCACGTACCTCGCGAACGGCGTCGGTCCGACCGTGCTGCTCGCCGCCCTCACCGTCGCCCTGCTCGTACCGGTCTCCGTCGGCCTCGGCGTCCTCGCCGCGCGCCACGAGGGCCGGTTCGCCGACCGCCTCGTCAGCTCGGTGACGCTGGGCGTCTACGCGGTACCGGAGTTCGCCTTCGGCGTCCTCCTCGTCACGGTCTTCGCGCTGCGCCTGGGCTGGCTGCCGCCGACCGCCGTCGGCTACGGCAGCGACCTGCTCGCGCACCCCGAGGCGCTGGTCCTGCCGGTCCTGGTGCTGCTCGCCCGGCCGGTCTGCTCGCTGGCCCGGCTGGTGCGCGCCGGCATGATCGACGCGCTGGCGTCCCCGTACGCCGCACAGGCCCGCCGGTACGGCATCGCAGGCGCCCGCATCCGGTACCTGCACGCCCTTCCCAACGCCGTCGCGCCCGCCGCCCAGCAGCTCGCGCGCACCATCGACTGGCTGCTGTGCGGCGTCATCGTCGTGGAGGCCCTCTTCGTGATACCCGGCCTGGGCACGGTCCTGATGAACGCCGTCGCGGAGCGCGACGTCCCCGTCATCCAGGGCCTGGCGGTGGTCTTCGGTCTCACCGCCGTCGTCCTGAACCTCGCCGCCGACCTGGTGGCCCGCCGCTTCGCCCCGCGCGCGGGGGTGGCCGCGTGA
- a CDS encoding ABC transporter permease subunit, protein MSSSVRTPAPARRLARVPRPGRFLLGLLLVAVPLLIALLGPLVAGEPGPRAASFTLGGGHWAGTDFVGRDVWRQVLLGGRTVVLTALSATALAYAVALPLGLISALTHRGWLEDLLMRPLDVLLAIPSLLLILLVAAVFAPGAVGLALLVALVNIPDAARIIRATAAEAAARPAVEALRMQGETWWRMAVGYVGRSALRTLAADAGTRLTGVLYLVATAAFLGVGVAPDAADWAVMVDRNRTGLFVQPWAVVLPALLIVALTMGGNLLFDAALTGRARGTAARRRRWPARKENRS, encoded by the coding sequence GTGAGTTCCTCCGTACGTACACCGGCTCCCGCCCGGCGCCTCGCGCGCGTGCCCCGCCCGGGGCGGTTCCTCCTCGGCCTCCTCCTTGTCGCCGTCCCCCTGCTGATCGCCCTCCTCGGTCCGCTGGTCGCGGGTGAACCGGGCCCCCGCGCCGCCTCCTTCACCCTCGGCGGCGGGCACTGGGCCGGCACCGACTTCGTCGGCCGGGACGTCTGGCGGCAGGTACTGCTCGGCGGCCGCACCGTCGTCCTCACCGCGCTCTCCGCGACGGCCCTGGCGTACGCGGTGGCCCTGCCGCTCGGCCTGATCAGCGCGCTGACCCACCGCGGCTGGCTCGAAGACCTCCTGATGCGCCCCCTGGACGTGCTCCTCGCGATCCCGTCCCTGCTGCTCATCCTCCTCGTCGCGGCCGTCTTCGCACCGGGTGCCGTGGGGCTCGCGCTGCTCGTCGCCCTGGTCAACATCCCGGACGCGGCACGCATCATCCGCGCCACCGCGGCCGAGGCGGCGGCCCGCCCCGCCGTCGAGGCGCTGCGGATGCAGGGCGAGACGTGGTGGCGGATGGCCGTGGGCTACGTCGGCCGCTCGGCCCTGCGCACCCTCGCCGCCGACGCCGGTACCCGGCTGACCGGCGTCCTGTACCTCGTCGCCACCGCCGCCTTCCTCGGCGTCGGCGTGGCCCCGGACGCCGCCGACTGGGCGGTCATGGTCGACCGCAACCGCACGGGCCTCTTCGTCCAGCCCTGGGCCGTCGTCCTGCCCGCCCTCCTGATCGTCGCCCTGACCATGGGCGGCAACCTGCTCTTCGACGCGGCACTGACCGGACGGGCGCGTGGCACGGCGGCCCGCCGCAGACGGTGGCCGGCACGGAAGGAGAACCGCTCGTGA
- a CDS encoding methyltransferase domain-containing protein, which yields MTTVEERAYVHGYSEREARRLTDQAEVLAALLHHGTAYPAGSRVLEAGCGTGAQTVHLVTHSPGARIVAVDRSADSLAQARARLAARAPTAAVQWRRADLHRLPFADGAFDHVFVCFVLEHLADPARVLAGLRRVLRPGGTLTVIEGDHGSAVLHPDSPRARAAIDQQARLQAIAGGNALIGRQLAALLAASGYEGIDVEPRTVYADHTRPALVEGFTRNTFIALFDAARDQAVATGLSTAEEWDRAMADLRRVADDGGSLLYTFFKATAFAPAASGDCRSAAVTGC from the coding sequence GTGACCACGGTCGAGGAACGCGCTTACGTCCACGGGTACTCGGAGCGCGAGGCCCGGCGGCTGACCGACCAGGCGGAGGTGCTGGCGGCCCTGCTGCACCACGGGACGGCGTATCCGGCGGGCAGCCGGGTGCTGGAGGCCGGCTGCGGTACCGGCGCGCAGACCGTGCACCTGGTCACCCACAGTCCGGGGGCCCGCATCGTCGCCGTCGACCGGTCCGCTGACTCCCTCGCCCAGGCCCGGGCCCGCCTCGCGGCCCGGGCACCGACGGCGGCGGTGCAGTGGCGGCGCGCCGACCTGCACCGCCTTCCGTTCGCCGACGGCGCCTTCGACCACGTCTTCGTCTGCTTCGTGCTGGAGCACCTGGCCGACCCGGCGCGCGTGCTGGCCGGGCTGCGCCGCGTGCTGCGTCCCGGCGGCACGCTCACCGTGATCGAGGGGGACCACGGCTCCGCGGTCCTCCACCCCGACAGCCCGCGTGCCCGCGCGGCGATCGACCAGCAGGCACGGCTCCAGGCCATAGCCGGCGGCAACGCGCTGATCGGCCGTCAGCTGGCCGCACTGCTGGCGGCGTCCGGGTACGAGGGCATCGACGTCGAGCCTCGTACGGTCTACGCGGACCACACGCGTCCCGCCCTCGTGGAGGGGTTCACCCGCAACACCTTCATCGCGCTGTTCGACGCCGCACGTGACCAGGCGGTGGCCACCGGGCTCAGCACGGCCGAGGAATGGGACCGGGCCATGGCCGACCTGCGCCGGGTCGCGGACGACGGCGGCAGCCTGCTCTACACGTTCTTCAAGGCCACCGCCTTCGCCCCCGCCGCCTCGGGTGATTGCAGGAGTGCCGCCGTCACCGGGTGCTGA
- a CDS encoding PLP-dependent aminotransferase family protein, whose amino-acid sequence MHRSNGGVPDRSVTGDGAAREPGRPGADFLQLDIGEAPPGGLSEWLAGRLRQAVADGRLPVGCRLPATRVLAADLRVSRGVVTEAYRRLSEDGHVEGRGRGGTVVVAAPVGVQPATTPSSAAPSSAAPFPADRASGSSSTGDPTAGSTATGSTATGSSYPAGLFTDAPGADVFDALRGAPARVDLTPGLPDLTAFPRAAWLRAERSVLSGLSAAAFGYGDPRGTPALRRAVADWLARNRGIRADPGDVLVVAGTAQAFGLLRQVLRDDGSHEVAVEDPGSLGARQHLRDGRLATPPVPVDADGIRVDALRATGARAVLLTPAHQFPTGVVLGGERRRELMSWATEGGLIIEDDYDAEHRYDRPPAPALRAMLPEHVCYAGSVSKLLAPALRVGWMLAPTRYRDALVDAKRFADLGNAALPQLVLARLMESGELERHLRLLRRRHRRRRDAMIEAIRSRLPGAVVHGAAAGLHLMVTFDGGPDFRDTDLAAAALARGVKVHPLSWHRQRAYRPGLVMGYAAATTSALTEGITLLGDALRDVRPNGTPTDANSGRPEDVRRTGDRRRKRA is encoded by the coding sequence ATGCACAGGTCCAATGGGGGAGTACCTGACCGGTCCGTAACGGGCGATGGCGCAGCCCGCGAACCCGGGCGTCCGGGCGCCGACTTCCTGCAGCTCGACATCGGCGAGGCGCCGCCCGGCGGGCTGTCGGAGTGGCTGGCCGGGCGGCTGCGGCAGGCCGTGGCCGACGGCCGGCTGCCGGTGGGCTGCAGACTCCCCGCCACCCGCGTACTCGCCGCCGACCTGCGGGTCTCCCGGGGCGTGGTCACGGAGGCGTACCGACGGCTGAGCGAGGACGGGCACGTCGAGGGACGGGGGCGCGGCGGCACGGTCGTGGTGGCGGCCCCGGTGGGCGTCCAGCCCGCCACGACGCCCTCATCCGCGGCGCCCTCGTCCGCGGCTCCCTTCCCTGCTGACCGGGCTTCGGGCAGCTCGTCGACGGGTGACCCGACTGCCGGCAGTACGGCCACCGGCAGTACGGCCACCGGCAGTTCGTACCCCGCCGGCTTGTTCACCGACGCCCCCGGTGCGGACGTCTTCGACGCGCTGCGCGGGGCTCCGGCGCGCGTCGACCTCACGCCCGGCCTGCCGGACCTGACCGCGTTCCCCCGCGCGGCGTGGCTGCGCGCCGAGCGGTCCGTGCTGAGCGGTCTCTCCGCCGCGGCCTTCGGATACGGCGATCCGCGCGGCACCCCGGCCCTGCGCCGGGCCGTCGCGGACTGGCTGGCCCGCAACCGCGGCATCCGTGCCGACCCCGGCGACGTCCTCGTCGTCGCGGGCACCGCCCAGGCGTTCGGCCTGCTCCGGCAGGTGCTCCGCGACGACGGCAGCCACGAGGTGGCGGTGGAGGACCCCGGCTCGCTCGGGGCCCGCCAGCACCTGCGGGACGGCCGGCTGGCGACGCCGCCCGTCCCGGTCGACGCCGACGGCATCCGCGTCGACGCGCTCCGCGCCACCGGCGCCCGGGCGGTACTGCTGACCCCGGCGCACCAGTTCCCGACCGGAGTGGTGCTCGGCGGCGAGCGGCGCCGGGAACTCATGAGCTGGGCCACCGAAGGCGGGCTGATCATCGAGGACGACTACGACGCCGAGCACCGTTACGACCGGCCTCCGGCACCCGCGCTGCGGGCGATGCTCCCGGAACACGTCTGCTACGCCGGGAGCGTGTCCAAACTGCTGGCACCCGCACTGCGGGTCGGCTGGATGCTCGCGCCGACGCGGTACCGGGACGCGCTGGTGGACGCCAAGCGGTTCGCCGACCTCGGCAACGCCGCACTGCCGCAACTGGTACTGGCCCGGCTGATGGAGTCGGGCGAACTGGAACGGCACCTGCGGCTGCTGCGCAGACGCCACCGCCGCCGCCGGGACGCGATGATCGAGGCGATCAGGTCACGGCTGCCGGGCGCGGTCGTACACGGCGCGGCGGCGGGCCTGCACCTGATGGTCACCTTCGACGGCGGCCCGGACTTCAGGGACACCGACCTCGCCGCCGCCGCGCTCGCCCGTGGCGTCAAGGTCCACCCCCTGTCCTGGCACCGGCAACGCGCGTACCGCCCCGGGCTGGTGATGGGATACGCCGCCGCCACCACGTCCGCCCTCACCGAAGGCATCACACTCCTCGGCGACGCGCTACGCGACGTACGGC